A segment of the Arachis hypogaea cultivar Tifrunner chromosome 5, arahy.Tifrunner.gnm2.J5K5, whole genome shotgun sequence genome:
GGAAGGAATAAGTTCTACTATACGGCTATCGCCCACCACCATGTTGTCCGGGAAGTTGTACAATTCAATCGTGATGTCTGCATAGTCGTGCTCGTCATACCTGATACacaaacaattaataaatacaatATGAAATACTTATCATCATAACTAATATTATATTTGTTATGATTATATATACTTAGTAAACAAAAGGCTGTATATAATTAGTTTTGGCatgtattttatttgagtttaatcaactttttatttatttaaaacacTTTCGTACCTTTTCTCTCTGAGTGGTAGGCTTAGCTCCTCTGACCACCGCCTGAATGAGTCTCTCAACACCTGGGCGAACGGATCTTGGATCTTCGGGTTAAAACGGTAGGTGAGATTGGTGCGGTCAGAGAACCAGTTTCTGCCTTGGGTAGGCGAGAGAAAGTAGTGGAAGCCACCGCAGCGGAACTGCGAAGCACCTGGCTGTGGTTGAGAGCCTACCAGGTCCGGCACATGATTCAATAAGTAATCCCTTGCCTGATCGCGAGCTTTTGTCGCGTCTTCGTCGCTGCGGATGGAGTTACGTATGTTTTTAAAGGTACCAGCAACGGCTCTTCCAAAACCAGTAAAGAAATTTCCAATGGTAGGTTCCAGCGGTATTGAAAGAGATGAGtcaagaaggagaaagaagaataACAGTGTCAGAAGATGTCTCTTCATGTTGACTCTATTTTGTTTTTGTGGTTTGAGACTGAGGAATGAGGAGTTCTTAGCACATTATATAAAGAATAAAAAGAGTGAGGGAGGAGAAACTGAGAGGGTTGCGCGTGCATTTACTTATGGTGGACTTGGTCATTTGATTGCTATGGTTTGCTTAATTTGCCAAAAGAGATATATtagtaatatttaataaattttaaatatttaattttttattttaaaaagaaagttaaataatttaaaagccCCTATAAAATTGACTTTATTTGAGCGCAAGATCTGTTAGGCTAGCTTTGGATACACAAATACAATACATATGCGTtcctattaaaataaattattaaaattaattactaatataaaatatatattaaaatataaaataaactacatatattatatataaatacataataattaattttgatgactaattttagtatatatataatatttttgttggaCATATTCGATCTTAAAAGAAAATGTTTAGGAAgtaatattttattgaaaaatgaTATTTGAATAACAATAGTCAATCTTTTTTAGCTTTAAAGTTATttattcattttcattttctgaaagatttgggatatataataaaaaaatttcagaatttAAAATTGGGAGGTGAGAATGAACATTTGATAATGCTAAGTTATAACAACATATGTTAAATTTAAGAACCAAAAATCAAGGTTTTGTTATGAAATGTTTTCacctaaaaataattataacctTGCATTGTTTAATCAACTCATTTTCTCAAGGGTTTTAGACTAACTTATAATTCAACGCAATTACTAGATTCACCTCTCTAACTTTTTAATACACTGGCCTTCCTTTTAATTAGTGTATTTTTCTCAAGGGGAAAACTCTGGGtacaagcgattagggcttgtaaTACTTACAAGCCAATTAAACTCTAATCCCCAAAATTCGCTGCAAGTGCTACGTTCCCTACATGCActacatcccttcttcttttcttttttttttatcgttcttttcttctcctttctcactggtttgttcttcgtcgTTGACGTTAGTTCCTCCACATACTGTTACGGCACGTTTTGTTCTTCGTCGTTGACGTTAGTTCCTCCACATACTGTTACGACACGTTTtcattgcaccttcttcttcttcttgctgcacgttcttcttcctcttcctcttcttcttcttcttttcttttgtttcttgccttctctttctccttcacgtgcttttctctttgttttcttttttcattattctcgatttctattattttttgacatcaagctctgaaatcgtttttgaagaagaagaagtagcagaagatgaggaggagaaagagaaagagttctgaattatgcatgattttgggtgtatttcttaaatcctttgggtgtattttctgtaatcttttgggtgtatttctataatcgtttgggtgaattcctgtaatcgtttgggtgtatttctgtaatctcttgggtgtattttatgtaatcgtttgggtgtatttctgtaatctcttgggtgtattttatgtaatcgtttgggtgtatttctgtaatgcttgccattttttctgaaatgaaaaatacacccatagatatcagtaagatacacccatagatatgagtcagatacacttatagatatcagtcagatatcactcaaatacacccaaatgattacagaaatgcacccaaaggattacagaaaatacacccaaacggttacaaaaATTCACCCAAATGATTATAGGAATACACCcaaagggttacagaaaatacacccaaaggatttaaaaaaatacacccaaaattcgttgaagtacatcttatgcataattcagaactctttctctttttcctcctcatcttctgctacttcttcttcttcaaaaacgattttaccacgaaaaatcgaaaaaaaaaaagaaaacagagagaaaagacgtaaatgaagaagaagaagaagaagaagaagaggaaaacgaggaagaagaacgtgcagaaacgaaagaaaaggagaagaagaagagtaagaggaagaagaacgtgcagtaagaagaagaagaagaattttagaaaccatgaaaatcgaaaaaaaaaacgaagaagaagaagaagaagaagaagaagaagaagaagaagaagaagaagaagaagaagaagaagaagaagaagaagaaccgtttgagtggggcgcgtgtagttacgctccattcaaaatgAATTAATGCGCGTGTTAATAAAGTTTGGGCTGATAACTTATAAAACTTGTACGAcctttttacttgtatgtgtagcaggcccttttctcaattgaatttttaaaaataaatgaaaattaagttaaatatttCATGGATTAGATTTTTCTAGAGTGATGGATGGAAATATATTAAGGGAATATCATTATCTTTGACACATTACCTATATTTTGTTGGTCCAGAGATTCTagcaaaattttttaatcaaataatggcaaaaaataatgaactaaaatatttttcctaCTAAAAACAACGTGTCCAAAATGGGATATgtgtcaaatttaatttttttaattatattatttattatcttcTATATCATGGAAAAAATAACTTGTTAATCCATatagtttataatttaattaatggtatatacttaaataaatttctaaaaaattttgtatCCAATATTTTTGTCCCTAAAACATTTTATTATGTTAGAATtcttgaattttataaaaatatggtaTATAAGTTCTTCCATCATATTTTTGAGAACTTATTTAtccaaataaaaataatgtatttGAATAAAACAAaagtttatataatttatttttataaaatttaaaaacttcaacctaataaaaaaattttaaagacgaAAATATTAGATGcgaaaatttcttaaaaatttatttcgATATATActcttcaattaaaaaataaattatgcatATACAATAATTTGCCATCAATCTGCATATTTAACTTTGGATCACAATTGCGAACCGTTTTAATTTcgaattaatagtaaaatataatataaatttgtaATATCAGTATTACTTCCCCAAATTATGACCAGATACTTTGGTTGAAAACTAATGTTAGATACTTAGATGTTCTTAGATCTAATCAATTAACATCAGGAAAAGCCTGCAGCACGACAaaaagttttaacttttaactttcaaTTTAAAGTTTTTTACCCTTTATAAAAGGAGCCTCATGCTACATACGTGCCTCAGTGCCTACATAgcttctctctctgtctctctaaatatttgattaacaaaaatattttaatattaaattttaaaaataataaatttttaataatataaaaataaaatattaactaataatattaataaaaagattAGTCTTCTAACAATTCTCTTAGCTTGTTCTTTTATTTGTGTTATGTAAAACCATATTATACTCTTacttgtttctttttttctttttttcgttccCTCCTTCTCATTATTATTCTTCTATATGTATTATGTGAATCTGTAATAATAAAGTAAATACAACACGTTCTTTTTCTAACTAATCAGATGGGTTTTTGAGAACATTAAATATTGAATTcttaatttaatctttcaacAATTTACTTTCGGCAGTCCATCATTATATATAAGTCATTGGATTCTTTTTTTCTATCTGTAGTAGTTTATCATTGCTAGCGCGTAAATTCTGTCTTTTCTAAATTCTACAATTATTGACGGTGGCCTTCATCAGTAAAAAATCACATGCCATTAATATTgtcatattaaaaattaatcaaacacTACCTTAGCTTTCACCTTGCTTCCCCACAAAGAACGACACGTATTTACACGCTCCAAATTCCAATGCTGcacttgctcaatatttaggtgCCCTATAACATTTTCAGATTAAGAcaacatttaaaaagtgttgTCTAAAAGCTAACAAAAAGTTACTTTTGATCTATAGCAACACTTTTGGACCTAAGGCAACGTTTTTGAGGGGCGTTGCATATAAGGCCGTTGTCTTAGATCAAGGCAACACTTTTTTATttcaaaagcaacgcttttgaGGACAACACTTAGTAAGTATTGTCTTtggttgaaaaacaacaacacttcAAAAGTGTGTTTAAAACAATACTTTTACAATGTTATCTTTTTTCTCATATTTTGGCCACTACTAAAAAGTGTTGCCTATTTACCAAAAAATGCAACCCTTTTACACGTTGCTTATAAATTTGAATTTGCAATCCTTTGAAGTGTTGCTTATTAGTTTTGAATATGCAACCTTTAAAAGTATTgttttttcttttggatatgcaacctaTATAAGTGTTGCCctttcttttggatatgcaatCTATACAAGTGTTGCCTTTTCTTTTGAATATGCAACCTACACAAGTGtgccttttcttttggatatgcaaccaTACAAATGTtgtctaatattcaaaatatgcaactaataGAAGAGTTGCCTTTTTGGCAAAAataaaagttatttttgtaataaaaaatacaaaaaaaaattacaataaaattttttgttcatacatgtgtaattattttaattaataaataaatttgtgcacaataaaaaaaattataaaagagacaaaataactaataataaaattctaattaaaataaatattaaaaagttcaattagtatttcaaatacatatttattaataattttcaacaaaataaaacacaacaaaaaataagcaacttatcattaaaactgaaaaattataataatagaaatttcttgatgatattaaatattataatattatagatATTATATCAAAGATGCAACCAGTCATAAAAGCACCGTATCCGGCCTCATGCTTGGCTCCAGGATctgcatataaatatatgttatgtTGATACGAAAAGTTACATcaaaaaatgtagaaaacttgGACAGTAAGTGATATAAAAAGCAACAATGTTTTCAAGTATTATTCCGTATCGAACACTTAACTATCAAAATCCTGAAAATTTTCTCAGGCTATACACGGATATAAAAGCAAGAACAATAGTATAAATGTATAATATTgtcaaaaacaaaagagaaggGTAATTTAGAGATTGCTGGAGTCAGATATCAAAAAGGAAGAaatcaaaaggaggacaaaaggGAAAAAGATTTGAGTTATTCATGGAAATTGCCAAAAATATATGACTACAATCACATGCAAACTAGAAGTTGTACATAAACTCCGTTgtttttacttttcttcttttttttttcaagtgatAAAACATAATCTCCATTATAAATAAAATGCAAACTAGAAATTGTGCATAAACTCCATTTGATAGTATGAGTCAGTGCTTTGCTGCCCCATTGAATACATGTGGAGAATAACCTTATATTATGCAGATAACACCATCTTCTAAACCACTTAGACATTACCATTCATGATTTATAGAGATAATGCAAAAACAAACCTCAAATCATTAACTTCAACATTCACCTTCACATGTGCGGGTGAATCAAGATCACTGCCGTTGGAACCTACAGAAATTTGTGGACAAAACAAGGAAAATGCAGAGGCCAATGATACTGTTTTACCAGTTTTCTCTGCTTTGGAGTAGTTCTTGTTTCCATTGTATTtctgaaataaaacaaaataaacatattcTATTAGAACCTTAAAATAAAGAGGAAATAAAATTAATCACAAGAGGGCTGTTTTTGCAgtatgttaataaaaaaaagaagactaCTATTTAATAGAAATAAACAAGAGGACATGCCATAAGACACATATATAAAAGAGTGATACATCTTTCATTCCACTTCCACTTCCTTACTATTTAGTGTAATGAAGGAAAAAAGTATAAATCATTCAAAGTCATCTTCAAAATTATCTTCTTCTGATTCTGTGTTATATTCTTGTGAAAGAATGACAAGATGATGTCTCATACAGCACTATAGACAAACCACTTTCTCTTACGAAACTCCATTCAACCATAAGTAAGGAACACATAATTGAGCATATAGCTAATAATACCTCTTCTGTCATCTCGAACCTTAGGGCCCTGAAAAAGATGATATTTTGTTATGAAGACTACATAGCCAAGAAGtattactaaaaattttaatcttGTGAAAGATAAAACATACCTCATGGCAACATTCAGTACCATGGCATCaataatacctaaaattacagtaTTAGCAtttaaaaatatacattaaagtATAGTCATTACTATTTTGATTATAGATAGAATGCAAAAAACTTGAGCCATCAGTGTCAAATAACTCAGAAGCTTCCTTAATCTCCTGCTTTTTCTGCTGGGTCAAATGATGGCGTCCTTTCGATTTGCTGTGCTTCCTTTTGATTATAGATGGCGTCCTTTCTGCTGGGTCAAACCTGAGAAAGAGACCAGAAAATAATATCAGAGTCCATAACCGTATAAAAAGACACCAAGCTTTCTCTATCCCAGCCCCAATTTGAACCTTTCTTtccttcaattcattcattcattcatgggGCTCGCTGATCTGACCTGACCTGGGCTGGGGTGGGCATGAGAATCTAAAAGCAACAAAGAAAGATCTACTATATTACCTTTATCATCATATCATTTTCATCTAAAtacctttgtttaatttttacttATTTGCATTAACTACTCACAATTagtaacaaaattaataaatcaatttaCTCcttaaaaatgataataaaaggaaaaacaaaataagaaactaCTCATAGGTATTGGAGACTATCTAATTGGCCGAGAGTGGAAGGAATCATCCTAGAGAATCAATTATTGGAAAGATCCAATGTCTGAAGCTTTGGAAGGGTTCTAAGCTCTGGCAGAATTTGACCTGAGATATTGTTGTTCTACAGTAACCTACCCATAATGTGGAGAATTATGCTTAGGTTTCTCAGAAGGTGATACAAACTCCAATAATACAGAtatgaaaacaaaaactaaagGAATACtggaacagaaaaagaaaaagacagatGTTGAGGTGAATACACATAAGGACAAGCACTGCTTAGAAACTAGTAATTGTAATaaccaaaacaagaagaaaaataagataaacaTGTAGTGTTTGTAGAAGAAAAAAGTTGAAAGCTTAGCTACGGAAAAAAGAAGCATTGAAAGGGAcaaatatgaatgcaaaattgGAAAGAAGATTTGTTCTGAGTCCTCACACTTGACGAAGATTTGTTAGGTTTCCAATTGCTGCAAACAAAGTTCCAGAGAGAGAATTCCTTTGTTTTTCGTGTATGTATCTTCAGTGATGTAGCAGAATTCCTGCACATTCAATGGTTAATTTCCTCGTACTTCCTGAACATTgagaattgaaaaaaataataattaattaattaattagaattatgaAGTTTGATAAGATATACCATAAAGAAAAGCGTTGAATGAATGCCTACGATGCAATGAGCATGGAAGAAACACCGAGCATGGAGAAGCAGAGTTTATAGATAGGAATTTATCAATGTAAGAAATGGAGAGAAAAAGAATCTCTACTGCACACAACACATCACTAATTGCTT
Coding sequences within it:
- the LOC112801036 gene encoding metalloendoproteinase 2-MMP — protein: MKRHLLTLLFFFLLLDSSLSIPLEPTIGNFFTGFGRAVAGTFKNIRNSIRSDEDATKARDQARDYLLNHVPDLVGSQPQPGASQFRCGGFHYFLSPTQGRNWFSDRTNLTYRFNPKIQDPFAQVLRDSFRRWSEELSLPLREKRYDEHDYADITIELYNFPDNMVVGDSRIVELIPSNFDAAVGRVGYIRLDDNKNWGVLNIDIDTVVMHQLGHLLGLSHSNRNDSVMNPNIWSGKPRKVFSIGEKQQIKQVYSPNGNGNGVGSSP